The following proteins are encoded in a genomic region of Spirosoma sp. SC4-14:
- a CDS encoding prolyl oligopeptidase family serine peptidase: protein MPKPTGTSDRMQLSVETIMQDPKIWMGTSPSNPYWSDDSKTLYFNWNPEKAKGDSLYKITFTSGKTLVASQPQKVSPTERRALPTEPVAAFNRARTQRLFERQDDLYWLDVKTGRIRQLTNTVEAETNPVFSGDEQRVIFRRNNNLFSIHLQTGELTQLTDFRTGTKKAEPKLTDEEKFLKKDQLGLSMILKERKEKHDEADKISKADKPKRPKEIYLDEKQLSNPQLSPNGRFVTYRLAKSPSNAKTAQVPNYVTESGYTEELRARTKVGSPLVSYEFFVYDLAKDTVRAVGVNDIPGISDKPDYVTTSGKAKSDTAKKKRPVVINGPVWSEDGNVCVVVIRAQDNKDRWIMRFDPETLKLTLLDRQRDEAWIGGPGIGNMNAPGNMGFLADNQTLWFQSEADGYSHLYTINALTGGPKKQLTSGKFEVQQVLLSKDKTHFFLQTNEVHPGEQHYYRMSVNGGERTRLTTMTGANDVTLSPDETRLAIRYSSSNQPWELYMLDLTAKGKNEPIKLTSSQTDEFKRYAWREPTLITIPARDGQTIYGRLYKPQNPSGKSVVFVHGAGYLQNAHKWWSQYFREYMFHNLLADKGYTVLDIDYRASSGYGRDWRTGIYRHMGGKDLTDHVDAAKWLVQTQGVDANRIGIYGGSYGGFITLMAMFTTPDVFKAGAALRPVTDWAAYNHPYTANILNEPQSDSLSYRQSSPIYFAEGLKGYLLICHGMVDVNVHFQDTVRLMQRLIELRKDNWEVAAYPMEDHGFVEPTSWMDEYKRILKLFDERL from the coding sequence ATGCCAAAACCGACTGGTACTTCGGATCGTATGCAGCTCTCGGTCGAAACCATTATGCAGGACCCCAAAATCTGGATGGGCACATCGCCTTCCAACCCCTACTGGTCCGACGACTCGAAGACCCTCTATTTCAACTGGAACCCCGAAAAGGCGAAAGGTGACTCACTCTACAAAATAACCTTTACCAGCGGCAAAACGCTGGTAGCCTCTCAGCCGCAGAAAGTAAGTCCAACCGAACGGCGGGCACTCCCCACCGAACCGGTTGCGGCCTTTAACCGCGCCCGCACTCAACGACTGTTCGAACGGCAGGACGATCTGTATTGGCTCGATGTTAAAACGGGGCGCATTCGCCAGCTCACCAACACGGTTGAGGCCGAAACTAACCCGGTTTTTTCGGGCGATGAGCAACGGGTAATCTTCCGCCGAAACAATAATTTGTTTAGTATCCATTTGCAAACGGGCGAACTGACGCAGTTGACTGATTTTCGGACGGGTACCAAAAAAGCAGAACCCAAACTCACCGACGAAGAAAAATTTCTCAAAAAGGATCAGTTGGGATTGTCGATGATTCTGAAAGAACGAAAAGAGAAACACGACGAAGCCGACAAAATCAGCAAAGCCGACAAGCCAAAACGCCCTAAAGAAATTTACCTGGACGAAAAACAACTGTCGAATCCGCAGCTTAGTCCCAACGGTCGGTTTGTTACATATCGGCTGGCCAAAAGTCCCAGCAATGCCAAAACAGCCCAGGTACCCAACTACGTGACCGAATCGGGCTATACGGAAGAACTTCGGGCGCGCACAAAAGTTGGATCGCCGTTGGTCAGCTATGAATTTTTCGTGTACGACCTTGCTAAAGATACTGTTCGGGCGGTCGGTGTAAACGATATTCCGGGCATTAGCGATAAACCGGATTATGTAACAACCAGCGGTAAAGCGAAGAGCGATACGGCGAAAAAAAAACGTCCGGTTGTTATCAATGGCCCAGTCTGGTCGGAAGATGGTAACGTATGTGTGGTAGTGATTCGGGCGCAGGATAACAAAGACCGATGGATTATGCGTTTCGACCCCGAAACCCTTAAACTTACCTTACTGGACCGGCAACGCGACGAAGCCTGGATTGGCGGCCCTGGCATTGGCAACATGAATGCGCCGGGTAATATGGGTTTTCTGGCCGATAACCAAACGCTGTGGTTTCAGTCGGAAGCCGATGGCTACTCGCATCTCTACACAATCAATGCGCTGACGGGCGGGCCGAAAAAACAATTGACATCGGGTAAGTTTGAAGTGCAGCAGGTGTTGCTATCGAAAGACAAAACGCATTTTTTCCTGCAAACCAACGAAGTACATCCGGGCGAACAGCACTATTATCGGATGTCGGTAAATGGTGGCGAACGCACCCGGCTAACCACCATGACGGGAGCCAACGATGTAACCCTATCGCCCGACGAAACCCGGCTGGCCATTCGCTATTCATCGAGCAATCAACCCTGGGAGTTGTATATGCTGGACCTTACCGCAAAAGGAAAAAACGAGCCCATAAAACTCACCAGTTCGCAAACGGACGAATTCAAAAGGTACGCCTGGCGCGAACCAACACTGATCACGATTCCGGCCCGCGATGGACAAACAATTTATGGGAGGCTCTACAAACCTCAGAATCCATCGGGAAAAAGCGTTGTATTTGTTCACGGAGCAGGCTATTTGCAGAATGCGCATAAATGGTGGAGTCAGTATTTCCGCGAGTATATGTTCCATAATTTGCTGGCCGACAAAGGCTATACCGTTCTCGACATCGACTATCGTGCCAGTTCAGGCTATGGTCGAGACTGGCGAACGGGCATCTATCGGCACATGGGTGGCAAAGACCTGACCGACCATGTAGATGCAGCTAAATGGCTCGTTCAGACGCAGGGCGTAGATGCAAATCGGATTGGGATTTATGGTGGTTCATACGGTGGGTTTATTACCCTGATGGCCATGTTTACGACTCCCGACGTATTTAAGGCCGGTGCAGCACTTCGGCCCGTAACTGACTGGGCTGCCTATAACCACCCCTACACCGCCAACATTCTGAATGAACCCCAAAGCGACTCGCTCTCCTACCGGCAATCGTCACCAATCTATTTTGCCGAAGGGCTAAAGGGCTATCTGCTCATCTGCCACGGCATGGTCGATGTAAACGTCCATTTTCAGGACACGGTACGGCTGATGCAACGGCTGATTGAACTCAGGAAAGACAACTGGGAAGTAGCCGCCTATCCGATGGAAGACCACGGATTTGTGGAACCAACCAGTTGGATGGACGAATACAAGCGTATTTTAAAACTGTTTGACGAACGGCTGTAG
- a CDS encoding T9SS type A sorting domain-containing protein, translating to MKFCLPFYRRMFNYGQFAAIWLLVALVTIAKANDGSFPNTPISGSTSSGSSSTLATPISLTVSPESPAVCAGGSISLSLAGCPATGAILWSTGQTTASITVKPAQTTTYTARCSVTGPKGVTAVDVNRTVSVNDPITITGSPVSQSACGGATISFSVSSTGSDISYSWTQNGVIVPGATGSQLTLTNAQLSQAGTYIAKLTNTCGTVSSAPAQLSLSPGITVGNTPTPATCSGTSTGQIFVSATGGTGQLQFQLEGQAFQTSNIFSNLKAGTYKVTVKDHIGCTAQTIADVKQPTSLSLTMKAVNAKCAGGADGGIIVSGSGGNAPYQYQLNAGPLQTGETFLDLKDKTTYVVTLVDATGCSTSQTAVIGAPQPLDIIATVTPTKCTGSGDGIISVSGAGGAGAYQFQIGSAPFQAGTVFTGLAANTYQIGIKDGNGCLGTKAVVVTQPALLSLTAAVTPVNCFGDNSGAITLTPGGGTGPLQYQLTSTKIPQTSNVFKNLAMGNYTVVGTDANGCTALVSVTIGKADPLKIQASVVPATCCVCPTGQVALTTGGGAGSGRQFQLNSRPPQTSNQFTALQPGTYLFRVIDEVGCRDSVRATVTDASAMTLLPGQVKDVACSGGKDGEASVKLVGGVKPFTFYWQTEGRDTLAARTQTQTGLAEGTYTVSVLDSNRCTTTTTFVTVKALAPLPPKPIITQTSTTLSVVDVNGVQWYIKTDSSTGKAIANATQSTITPSQSGSYYVIVTQNGCASPPSDFVTFIVTAITEPLGTLSIKVAPNPIADRLRLDIEQTDRHPVQIQLFNAAGSSVHTFQIPAFSGKKQAEWPLTGISPGIYLLKAEAGDRQSVIRVLVE from the coding sequence ATGAAATTTTGTTTACCATTTTATCGTCGTATGTTCAACTACGGGCAATTCGCGGCTATCTGGCTTCTGGTTGCTCTGGTTACTATAGCGAAAGCTAACGACGGTTCATTCCCAAACACACCAATCAGTGGATCAACTTCTTCCGGTAGTTCCAGTACACTGGCTACTCCCATATCGCTGACCGTTTCGCCCGAATCACCTGCAGTTTGTGCGGGCGGAAGCATAAGCTTGTCATTAGCAGGGTGCCCAGCCACCGGAGCTATTTTATGGTCTACCGGACAAACCACTGCCAGTATTACGGTTAAACCAGCGCAAACGACTACCTATACGGCCCGCTGTTCGGTTACTGGCCCGAAAGGTGTAACGGCTGTTGATGTTAACCGAACGGTTTCGGTTAACGATCCCATCACCATAACAGGATCGCCCGTGTCGCAGTCGGCCTGTGGAGGTGCAACCATTTCGTTTTCCGTGTCTTCGACGGGGTCTGACATTTCCTATAGCTGGACACAAAATGGGGTTATCGTACCCGGTGCCACTGGCTCACAACTTACCCTGACAAATGCGCAACTGTCGCAAGCTGGGACTTATATTGCCAAACTGACCAACACATGCGGAACTGTGAGCAGCGCGCCAGCGCAGCTTAGCCTGTCGCCGGGGATTACCGTTGGTAATACACCCACCCCTGCTACCTGTTCCGGAACCAGTACGGGGCAGATTTTTGTGTCGGCAACGGGTGGCACGGGGCAACTGCAATTTCAGTTGGAAGGACAAGCGTTCCAGACATCCAATATTTTTTCGAACCTAAAAGCCGGAACCTACAAGGTGACCGTGAAAGATCATATTGGATGTACGGCCCAAACAATAGCCGACGTGAAACAACCTACATCGCTTTCGCTGACGATGAAAGCAGTTAATGCCAAATGTGCGGGTGGTGCCGATGGCGGTATCATTGTATCGGGAAGTGGAGGCAATGCGCCCTACCAATATCAGCTAAATGCGGGACCACTACAAACGGGTGAAACATTTCTGGATCTGAAAGATAAAACAACTTACGTTGTAACACTGGTTGATGCCACGGGATGTTCAACATCGCAGACGGCAGTTATTGGTGCCCCTCAACCGCTCGATATTATTGCGACAGTGACGCCTACGAAATGTACAGGATCGGGGGATGGAATCATCAGTGTGTCGGGAGCGGGAGGAGCCGGAGCATATCAATTTCAGATTGGTAGTGCGCCATTTCAGGCCGGAACCGTATTTACTGGACTGGCGGCCAATACGTATCAGATCGGTATAAAGGATGGTAATGGATGTTTGGGTACAAAGGCGGTGGTTGTTACTCAGCCAGCCCTGTTGTCATTAACGGCTGCCGTAACGCCCGTAAACTGTTTTGGTGATAATAGTGGAGCCATTACCCTGACGCCCGGTGGCGGAACGGGCCCTCTTCAATATCAGCTAACATCAACCAAAATACCACAGACCAGTAATGTATTCAAAAACCTGGCTATGGGTAATTATACGGTGGTTGGTACCGATGCGAACGGCTGCACGGCACTGGTGTCGGTAACAATTGGTAAAGCCGATCCGCTGAAAATACAGGCATCTGTTGTGCCTGCTACCTGTTGTGTATGCCCCACCGGTCAGGTTGCTTTAACCACTGGAGGAGGAGCAGGTAGCGGACGCCAGTTTCAACTAAACAGTCGACCTCCTCAAACGAGTAATCAATTCACGGCCCTGCAGCCAGGAACCTATCTCTTTCGGGTGATCGACGAAGTCGGTTGCCGGGATTCGGTGCGCGCTACGGTGACCGATGCGTCGGCCATGACGTTGTTGCCCGGTCAGGTAAAAGATGTCGCTTGTTCGGGTGGGAAAGATGGCGAAGCGAGTGTGAAACTGGTTGGCGGAGTAAAGCCGTTTACATTCTACTGGCAAACCGAAGGCCGGGATACGCTGGCCGCCCGAACACAGACCCAAACAGGACTGGCCGAAGGAACCTATACGGTTAGTGTGCTGGATAGTAATCGCTGTACTACCACCACTACATTCGTAACGGTTAAAGCATTAGCTCCATTGCCGCCCAAGCCCATTATTACCCAAACCAGTACGACCCTATCGGTTGTGGATGTCAATGGTGTGCAATGGTATATAAAAACGGATTCAAGCACCGGTAAAGCAATTGCCAATGCCACTCAATCGACAATAACGCCATCTCAGAGTGGGAGTTATTATGTGATTGTGACCCAAAATGGATGTGCATCGCCCCCGTCCGATTTTGTCACGTTTATTGTAACAGCTATTACCGAACCGCTGGGAACTCTATCGATAAAAGTAGCTCCAAACCCGATTGCCGATCGGCTACGACTTGACATTGAACAAACCGATCGACACCCCGTGCAGATACAACTCTTCAACGCAGCCGGTAGCAGCGTGCACACGTTTCAGATTCCTGCTTTCAGCGGTAAAAAACAGGCCGAATGGCCATTGACCGGCATTTCGCCAGGGATTTATCTTCTAAAAGCCGAAGCCGGCGATCGGCAAAGCGTAATTCGGGTGCTGGTGGAATAG